One window of the Sphaerochaeta associata genome contains the following:
- the nusA gene encoding transcription termination factor NusA: protein MATEIGDAIRSMVAEKNISEELVISTIEDILRAAYKRKFGTDENAVIEFSEDYMSVELASRRKIVDDDNWYNEVTEIPLSEAKEIHEECEIGDELLIPVDLKEFDRISVQSAKQRAHQSFRDIQKDTLYSEYKAKEGQLIIGYYRRQLPNGDIYVDIGTTEGLLPRRNQSSRESYGSNDKIKCYVEKVEKAERGLRVVLSRTSPELIRKLFEVEVPEIAQNQIDIIKIVREAGYRSKVAVASRNDDIDPVGACVGLKGNRIQTIMSEIEGEKIDILRYDTNPANYIRNALSPAQVKDVVIIDKNIYHAVAIVEDSQLSLAIGKQGLNVRLANKLVDWMIDVKTQAQFDEMDIAKEARFRAESIFGNGEPIFEQEQIPQQEFVATEVAVEAEAESFVEEDEIALSELPLDSMLLKKLQFHDVYSVEEFINLSDEELAGFGDLNEEEIIAIKDTINEYVDIVEDEEDGETEYVCPNCGASITMDMTVCPSCGTGLAFEVE, encoded by the coding sequence ATGGCAACTGAAATAGGTGACGCTATCCGGAGTATGGTAGCGGAAAAGAACATTTCCGAAGAGCTGGTCATCAGCACCATCGAGGACATACTTCGCGCAGCGTATAAACGTAAATTCGGTACCGATGAGAATGCAGTCATTGAATTCAGTGAAGACTACATGTCGGTCGAGCTTGCCAGCCGCAGAAAGATTGTTGACGATGACAACTGGTACAATGAGGTTACTGAGATTCCTCTCAGCGAGGCCAAGGAGATTCATGAGGAGTGTGAGATCGGCGACGAATTGCTCATTCCGGTCGATCTCAAGGAGTTCGACCGCATCAGCGTCCAGAGTGCAAAGCAGCGTGCCCATCAGAGCTTCAGGGACATCCAGAAGGATACCCTGTACAGCGAGTACAAGGCCAAGGAAGGACAGTTGATCATCGGCTACTATCGCCGGCAGCTTCCCAATGGCGATATCTATGTGGATATCGGGACCACCGAAGGATTGCTCCCCAGAAGAAACCAATCCAGTCGAGAAAGCTATGGCAGCAACGACAAGATCAAGTGCTATGTGGAAAAAGTCGAAAAAGCAGAACGTGGACTTCGCGTCGTCCTCTCCAGGACCAGCCCCGAACTGATTCGCAAGCTCTTTGAGGTCGAAGTTCCTGAAATAGCCCAGAACCAGATTGACATCATCAAGATTGTTCGTGAGGCGGGATATCGCTCCAAGGTTGCTGTAGCCAGCCGTAATGACGATATCGATCCGGTCGGTGCTTGCGTCGGGTTGAAGGGAAATCGAATTCAGACTATCATGAGTGAGATAGAGGGAGAGAAAATCGATATTCTGCGCTATGACACGAATCCTGCAAACTATATCCGCAACGCCCTGTCGCCCGCTCAGGTCAAGGATGTCGTGATCATCGATAAGAACATTTATCATGCAGTAGCGATTGTCGAGGACAGTCAACTCTCTCTTGCCATTGGAAAGCAGGGCCTCAATGTTCGATTGGCAAATAAACTGGTCGATTGGATGATTGATGTGAAAACCCAGGCCCAATTCGATGAGATGGATATCGCCAAGGAAGCCAGGTTCAGGGCTGAAAGCATTTTCGGTAATGGTGAACCAATCTTTGAACAGGAACAGATACCTCAACAGGAGTTCGTTGCCACTGAAGTGGCTGTTGAGGCGGAGGCTGAGAGCTTTGTCGAAGAGGATGAGATTGCACTTTCTGAACTCCCCCTCGATTCCATGTTGCTCAAGAAGCTTCAATTCCACGATGTATATAGTGTTGAAGAGTTCATCAACCTCAGTGACGAGGAGTTGGCAGGGTTCGGTGATTTGAATGAGGAAGAGATCATCGCAATCAAGGACACCATCAACGAGTATGTAGATATCGTTGAGGACGAAGAGGATGGAGAGACCGAATATGTCTGCCCCAATTGCGGTGCCTCCATCACCATGGATATGACCGTGTGCCCCAGCTGTGGAACAGGTCTGGCATTTGAGGTAGAGTAA
- a CDS encoding ribosome assembly cofactor RimP, with protein MEYEPLLEAMGITLVDINRIDRGKSVTVTMVIVAKEAEVSVDHCAKVYRLVYPRMELQLGERDLQLEVSTPGLQRTFKDVYEFGLFTGKRVRVYDTSKEAWVSGIIAQADQTSVQLSQVFIEDAKEMIETMSVAFSDIQKAKLDYRWEDDSHGN; from the coding sequence ATGGAGTATGAACCGCTGCTCGAGGCGATGGGGATTACTCTGGTAGACATCAATCGCATTGATCGGGGAAAAAGTGTCACCGTTACCATGGTGATAGTCGCAAAAGAAGCAGAAGTGAGCGTTGACCACTGTGCAAAGGTCTACCGCCTTGTGTATCCACGTATGGAGTTGCAGCTTGGAGAACGTGATCTTCAGCTCGAAGTCAGTACGCCTGGACTGCAGCGAACGTTTAAGGATGTGTACGAGTTCGGCTTGTTTACGGGCAAGCGAGTCAGAGTGTATGATACGAGCAAGGAAGCGTGGGTCAGTGGAATCATAGCACAGGCCGACCAGACTTCCGTACAGCTCTCACAGGTTTTTATTGAGGATGCAAAAGAGATGATTGAGACTATGTCTGTAGCTTTTTCCGACATCCAGAAGGCAAAGCTCGACTATAGATGGGAGGACGATTCACATGGCAACTGA
- a CDS encoding carbohydrate ABC transporter permease, with product MAPFSRKRLLHGMSKREVRDLYAFIGFTAPTFILLGVFIFWPIFYSFYLSLFKWNMISPRKTFLGFQNYQDMFNDAVFWLVVKNTLLMAFFTVIVKMAISLYLAAQLNKKVKGSSVYRAIIFSPTFTANVAIAMVWAWIFEPTYGLLRVVMKPLGFPMIDWIHSTTHSLPAVIIVLIWSGIGYDMVLFLAALKNISLEIYDAALVDGANPFQTFWHITFPLISPTTFFLLITGFINVLKAFDIVRIMTEGGPLNSSNVVVHFLYQNAFQWFRTGYASALALMLFVFIMFITLIQNRLSKRWVHY from the coding sequence GTGGCACCGTTCAGTCGTAAAAGATTGTTGCATGGCATGTCCAAGCGGGAAGTACGTGATTTGTATGCCTTTATTGGCTTTACCGCACCGACTTTCATTTTACTGGGTGTTTTCATTTTCTGGCCCATTTTCTACAGCTTCTACTTGAGCCTGTTCAAGTGGAATATGATTTCACCCAGAAAAACATTCCTGGGTTTTCAGAATTATCAAGACATGTTCAATGATGCCGTATTCTGGTTGGTGGTTAAAAACACCCTTCTGATGGCTTTCTTCACCGTTATCGTTAAAATGGCCATTTCCTTGTATCTGGCAGCCCAGCTCAACAAGAAGGTGAAAGGAAGCTCGGTGTACCGAGCAATTATTTTCTCCCCCACATTCACGGCCAATGTTGCGATTGCCATGGTCTGGGCTTGGATTTTTGAACCTACATACGGTCTGCTCAGAGTAGTAATGAAACCTTTGGGATTTCCGATGATCGATTGGATACACAGCACTACACATTCGCTGCCGGCGGTGATCATCGTTTTGATTTGGAGCGGTATAGGCTATGATATGGTTCTATTTCTTGCAGCACTTAAAAACATATCCTTGGAAATATACGACGCAGCTTTGGTCGATGGAGCAAATCCCTTCCAGACTTTCTGGCATATCACCTTTCCTTTGATCTCTCCTACCACATTCTTCTTATTGATAACAGGATTCATCAATGTATTGAAAGCGTTCGACATCGTGCGAATCATGACTGAGGGAGGGCCGTTGAACTCCTCCAACGTTGTTGTTCATTTTCTGTATCAAAATGCCTTCCAATGGTTCAGAACCGGCTATGCATCGGCATTGGCGCTGATGCTCTTTGTATTCATCATGTTCATCACCCTGATTCAGAACCGGTTGTCAAAACGGTGGGTGCATTATTAG
- a CDS encoding carbohydrate ABC transporter permease: MQVNQIQPNRLYKIASKFITHSILFLATIGIGMPFVWMLITAIKSPQEVSIFPPIWWPEVVRWDNFVTAWQTAPFGRFYINSIVTAAAGVLFGLITSSFAAYAFARIRFRYRDFFFLLMLAAMMIPGQIALIPNYVILAKLKWINTYQGIVVPHIANVFGAFLLRQYFMTIPDSLYDAAEIDGLGHLKIMLHVALPLSKPVFGTLLLYLFIQKWNAYLWPLIVTSKQNMRTLPVGLAMIRSAEYAIGPEHLMAASIFVLVPVLIIYFFAQKQLIEGIASGAVKG; encoded by the coding sequence ATGCAAGTGAATCAGATTCAACCGAACCGATTATACAAGATTGCCTCCAAATTCATTACACACAGTATTCTCTTTCTGGCGACCATCGGTATCGGAATGCCTTTTGTCTGGATGCTCATCACGGCAATCAAGAGTCCCCAGGAAGTGTCAATCTTTCCGCCCATATGGTGGCCTGAAGTAGTCAGGTGGGATAACTTTGTCACTGCGTGGCAGACTGCTCCTTTCGGGCGTTTTTATATAAACAGCATCGTGACTGCAGCCGCAGGCGTACTTTTTGGCTTGATCACTTCATCCTTCGCAGCCTATGCATTTGCCCGAATCCGTTTCAGATACAGGGATTTCTTCTTCTTGCTGATGCTTGCTGCCATGATGATTCCCGGCCAAATCGCCTTGATTCCCAATTATGTGATTCTTGCGAAACTAAAATGGATCAATACGTATCAAGGCATTGTAGTGCCCCATATAGCGAATGTATTCGGGGCTTTCCTGTTGAGACAGTATTTCATGACCATTCCTGATTCCCTGTACGATGCTGCTGAAATAGATGGTCTGGGCCATCTGAAAATCATGCTGCATGTCGCCCTCCCCCTTTCAAAACCTGTTTTTGGAACCTTGCTGCTCTATTTGTTCATTCAGAAGTGGAACGCATACCTGTGGCCGTTGATTGTTACTTCCAAGCAAAACATGCGGACACTTCCAGTCGGTCTTGCAATGATACGTTCTGCAGAATATGCAATAGGCCCGGAACATCTGATGGCGGCATCAATTTTTGTTCTTGTGCCTGTATTGATAATCTACTTCTTCGCACAAAAGCAATTAATCGAAGGAATTGCGTCCGGCGCCGTCAAAGGTTAA
- a CDS encoding ABC transporter substrate-binding protein: protein MKKNVAIVLLIAMVLFVTTGLSAAGQVEQAKPSGPIKIIYWRSLTGVAGEAQEEIVKRFNASRSDIIVESQFQGAYAEILQKLQAGLAAGDVPDLVLLDSPHLQIFAKEGVLVNLDAFVAKEPKAFLDDYIPGLLADSYYNKNLYALPALRSTPLLYINEDMLEEAGLPRKAPATWDEFREYCKRLTKVDANGETIQYGVGFTMGATTAHWYFQGAVYAFDGKISDETFAVHLTEPPTVAAATLWQDMVFKDKSAVPSTSHDDLFNKKVAMVFGSTGSMGNVMNRSTFKVLPAFIPGQVRNGVPVGGSVLAMPSTDKWRQWAAWEFMKYFTGTDSQAYLAEKTGYMPNSTSASKHPDLVKYYAANPQWKVAIDQLKYVQPQASVISLPKGTEILRQMVEKLLIANMDVNKVMAETKADLEKEYNENFK from the coding sequence ATGAAGAAAAACGTTGCTATCGTACTATTGATTGCGATGGTTCTGTTCGTGACCACCGGTTTATCGGCCGCAGGTCAGGTAGAGCAAGCGAAACCGAGTGGACCAATCAAAATCATCTACTGGAGAAGCCTGACCGGAGTAGCCGGGGAAGCCCAGGAAGAGATTGTAAAGCGCTTCAATGCATCAAGAAGCGACATCATCGTCGAATCTCAGTTCCAAGGCGCCTATGCAGAAATCCTGCAGAAGTTGCAAGCCGGTCTTGCCGCCGGTGATGTACCCGATCTTGTTCTGCTCGATTCACCCCATTTACAGATTTTTGCGAAAGAGGGGGTATTGGTAAATCTTGATGCCTTTGTGGCAAAGGAGCCGAAAGCATTCCTTGACGATTACATACCTGGACTGCTGGCCGACAGTTACTATAATAAAAACCTCTATGCACTTCCGGCACTCAGAAGCACCCCGCTGCTCTATATCAATGAGGATATGCTGGAGGAGGCCGGACTTCCCAGAAAAGCCCCTGCTACGTGGGATGAATTCCGTGAGTATTGCAAGAGGTTGACAAAAGTCGATGCCAATGGAGAAACAATCCAATATGGTGTCGGCTTTACGATGGGAGCCACCACAGCCCATTGGTATTTCCAAGGTGCAGTGTACGCCTTTGATGGAAAAATCAGCGACGAAACGTTTGCAGTGCATTTGACCGAACCTCCTACGGTAGCTGCAGCTACACTCTGGCAGGATATGGTATTCAAGGATAAGAGTGCTGTTCCTTCCACCTCTCATGACGACCTGTTCAACAAGAAGGTTGCCATGGTATTCGGTTCCACCGGCTCAATGGGCAATGTGATGAACCGCTCGACCTTCAAAGTCCTTCCAGCATTCATCCCCGGACAGGTTCGCAATGGTGTGCCGGTAGGAGGATCGGTGCTTGCAATGCCCAGTACCGACAAGTGGCGACAATGGGCGGCGTGGGAGTTCATGAAGTACTTTACCGGTACCGACAGCCAGGCATATCTTGCCGAGAAAACGGGATACATGCCCAACAGCACCTCTGCAAGCAAGCATCCCGATCTTGTAAAGTATTACGCCGCGAATCCTCAATGGAAGGTTGCCATCGACCAACTGAAATACGTCCAACCCCAAGCCAGTGTAATTAGTCTTCCCAAGGGGACGGAGATTCTTCGTCAGATGGTTGAGAAGCTGCTTATCGCAAATATGGATGTCAACAAAGTAATGGCTGAAACCAAAGCAGATCTCGAGAAAGAGTACAACGAGAATTTCAAATAG
- a CDS encoding ComF family protein yields MWCLTCNALSDAPLCSGCRKKLASLSYAQLYEHRCPTCGTPVLDTAYGCDFCQDALLSYGVYDGILEQLITSYKHAGNVQAAWQLATLFEPLVRKFGSPILIPIPSSISGKRNLGFDHMALVTAILCRRLHLSSVRLLAQQRHDLYTLLTRKQRQQTNNLILKKKALKNMQAYFQDGTHNFLILDDIFTTGNTCRRARELIQTTGDVSVGVCILARA; encoded by the coding sequence ATGTGGTGTTTGACATGCAATGCCCTCTCCGATGCTCCACTCTGCTCAGGGTGCAGGAAAAAGCTCGCTTCACTTTCTTATGCACAGCTCTATGAGCACCGTTGCCCAACCTGCGGCACGCCTGTTCTCGATACGGCGTATGGATGTGATTTCTGTCAGGATGCACTGCTTTCTTATGGCGTGTATGATGGGATTCTCGAGCAACTTATTACGTCATACAAGCATGCCGGCAACGTTCAGGCAGCCTGGCAGTTGGCAACCCTCTTTGAGCCTTTAGTGAGAAAATTCGGCTCACCGATACTCATTCCCATCCCATCCTCAATATCGGGAAAACGGAATCTGGGATTCGACCACATGGCACTGGTGACAGCCATACTCTGCAGACGATTACATCTTTCATCCGTTCGATTGCTCGCACAACAAAGACATGATTTGTACACACTGTTGACGCGAAAACAGCGTCAACAGACAAACAATCTCATACTAAAAAAGAAAGCCTTGAAGAACATGCAAGCCTATTTCCAAGACGGCACCCACAACTTTCTCATTCTCGATGACATCTTCACTACGGGTAATACCTGTAGGAGGGCACGCGAACTCATACAGACAACAGGAGACGTTTCTGTCGGAGTATGCATATTGGCTCGAGCATGA
- the mutS gene encoding DNA mismatch repair protein MutS, translating to MEKEAEKLTPMMVQYRQIKEQHQQSILFFRLGDFYEMFEEDAVEVSRLLNLTLTKRNGQPMCGIPYHAAKVYIKRLLEAGKKIAICEQTELPDGTRQLAKREVVQVVTPATVVEEDFLQADRDSFVLSLSFQKQGFSISYADITSGQFFLRLVDKDNRYAMLLSVLQQVNPREILVNEDDYFLHQDFQALMDGHPAMVTKLPSWHFSISEGYQRLCNQIGSASLKAFGLEAKDPMLSSAGALLWYLRETAKTSLNQIEGYTVVPESQFLHIDEASRKSLELLTNLADGSEKYTLYASINATLTSMGARQLKQWIASPLTDIAKITFRQRWVTLLYEDRGELARVRSHLKQVLDLQRLSSRLAMHRHVPKDLVGISQTIRSFFNLADGRYQELLGDGLQEETLTALAVVARRIADGIADDHQGPFEEGKIIVSGFDAELDELRAVKGGGKAILDAYLDKIRGETGITTLRLSSNKILGHYIEVSKAQADRVPATFYRKQTLVNAERFTSDELIACEQKILASSYEAEKRERQVYETLVEEVMNLQQSLLSISRFLSDLDCLQSFASTAVTHSYCKPVFTDEDVLEFEGGRHPVVEQHLGAGQFVANDLVIGSTGKRFCLITGPNMAGKSTFLRQTALLVLLSQIGSYVPAAKARLGIVDKLYCRVGASDNLARGESTFLVEMQEAAHILRTASRNSLVIVDELGRGTSTQDGMSIAYAVMQQLLQMQAKTLFATHYHELARIDTSAIQLLTLQVSEQGGQVRFLRRVVEGIANSSYGLNVARMAGIGRDVLTHARTFQKQHFAEYDFISVQPDLFSAINEDSPQHIYYDESEQEALHRLRSFSIEQSSPLEALLFLKGLQEMLQAK from the coding sequence ATGGAAAAAGAAGCAGAGAAATTGACTCCGATGATGGTACAGTACCGTCAGATCAAGGAGCAACACCAACAGAGCATCCTTTTCTTCCGTCTCGGTGATTTCTACGAGATGTTCGAAGAGGATGCCGTCGAGGTTTCTCGTCTTCTCAATCTCACGCTAACCAAACGCAACGGTCAACCGATGTGCGGAATTCCCTACCATGCAGCAAAAGTCTACATCAAACGTCTTTTGGAAGCAGGTAAGAAAATCGCCATATGCGAACAGACTGAGCTGCCTGACGGCACACGCCAGCTTGCCAAACGCGAAGTGGTGCAGGTGGTTACACCCGCCACTGTGGTGGAAGAGGATTTTTTGCAAGCCGACCGGGACAGTTTTGTCCTCAGTCTCTCCTTTCAGAAACAAGGTTTTTCCATAAGTTATGCCGACATCACCAGCGGACAATTTTTCCTGCGCTTGGTCGATAAGGACAATCGGTACGCCATGCTGCTCAGTGTACTGCAGCAGGTCAACCCACGTGAAATCTTAGTAAATGAGGATGACTATTTCCTTCATCAGGACTTCCAAGCCCTGATGGACGGCCATCCGGCCATGGTCACCAAACTTCCCTCCTGGCACTTCAGTATTTCTGAAGGATATCAGAGGCTCTGCAATCAGATTGGATCGGCTTCGCTGAAAGCATTCGGACTTGAAGCGAAAGATCCGATGCTCAGCAGTGCCGGGGCATTGCTGTGGTACCTTAGGGAGACGGCAAAGACCAGCCTCAACCAGATTGAAGGATACACCGTCGTCCCCGAATCGCAATTTCTCCACATCGACGAGGCAAGTCGGAAGAGCCTTGAACTCTTGACCAATCTCGCAGACGGATCGGAGAAGTACACCCTCTATGCTTCAATCAATGCAACCTTGACCAGTATGGGAGCAAGGCAACTGAAACAATGGATTGCAAGTCCACTTACCGATATTGCAAAGATTACGTTCAGGCAGCGTTGGGTAACACTTTTATATGAAGACCGCGGCGAACTGGCCAGAGTTCGTTCACATCTGAAGCAAGTACTCGATTTACAACGTCTTTCCAGTCGGTTGGCCATGCACCGCCATGTGCCCAAGGATTTAGTAGGTATCAGCCAAACCATCCGCTCGTTTTTCAACCTTGCAGATGGCAGATACCAAGAGTTATTGGGTGATGGCTTGCAGGAAGAGACACTTACGGCACTTGCTGTTGTTGCCAGACGCATTGCTGATGGCATAGCCGACGATCATCAGGGTCCCTTCGAGGAAGGGAAAATCATCGTCTCAGGCTTTGATGCTGAACTGGATGAACTCAGAGCGGTAAAGGGTGGCGGCAAGGCTATTTTGGATGCGTATCTGGATAAGATCAGGGGGGAAACCGGCATTACAACGCTCCGTCTCTCCTCGAACAAGATCCTGGGCCACTATATTGAAGTCTCCAAGGCCCAGGCGGACAGAGTTCCGGCCACATTCTATCGGAAACAGACTCTCGTCAATGCCGAGCGCTTTACCAGTGATGAACTCATAGCATGTGAACAGAAAATACTTGCCAGCTCCTACGAAGCCGAAAAGCGGGAACGGCAGGTGTATGAGACGTTGGTTGAAGAGGTGATGAATCTGCAGCAATCCCTCTTGTCGATCAGCCGTTTCCTCAGTGATTTGGACTGTCTGCAGAGTTTTGCATCTACGGCCGTAACGCACTCCTATTGCAAACCCGTTTTCACGGATGAGGATGTGTTGGAGTTTGAGGGTGGCAGGCATCCAGTGGTTGAACAACACCTCGGAGCCGGTCAGTTTGTTGCCAACGATCTCGTAATCGGCAGTACCGGTAAACGGTTTTGTCTCATAACCGGTCCTAATATGGCAGGTAAATCCACGTTCCTCAGGCAGACAGCACTTTTAGTGTTGCTCAGCCAGATCGGCAGCTATGTTCCGGCTGCAAAGGCCCGCTTGGGGATTGTAGACAAGCTCTACTGCCGGGTAGGTGCAAGTGACAATCTGGCTCGAGGCGAGTCGACATTCTTGGTGGAGATGCAGGAAGCCGCCCACATTCTGCGCACCGCCAGCAGAAACTCCTTGGTCATCGTCGATGAGCTCGGAAGGGGAACCAGCACCCAGGACGGAATGTCCATCGCATATGCCGTGATGCAACAGCTACTGCAAATGCAGGCAAAAACGCTCTTTGCCACCCACTACCATGAGCTGGCCAGAATCGACACCTCCGCCATCCAGCTGCTCACCCTGCAAGTTTCGGAGCAAGGCGGGCAGGTGAGGTTCCTGCGAAGGGTGGTGGAAGGAATCGCAAACTCATCCTATGGTTTGAATGTTGCGCGTATGGCTGGTATCGGCAGGGATGTCCTGACCCATGCCCGAACATTCCAGAAACAACATTTCGCCGAGTATGATTTTATTTCCGTGCAACCGGATTTATTCAGTGCAATCAATGAGGATTCGCCGCAGCACATATATTACGATGAAAGTGAACAGGAAGCATTGCATCGATTGCGTTCTTTCTCGATAGAGCAGTCATCGCCTTTGGAAGCGCTTCTGTTTCTGAAAGGATTACAGGAGATGCTGCAAGCAAAATGA
- the bamA gene encoding outer membrane protein assembly factor BamA — protein MDKRLTRFLVSIVLISALSFSFLAAADTDPWYVGKRIASFSNSGLQNVKESVVLDIQYKYIGKTFSDAVFNELQGELYGLENFLYFLADAQRTGEGNNELQIAMTFYELPYIRTATIAGNQGIKTKDIAEVLLAKEGLFLDEQNIELSKQKIVSLYQEKGFADATVESEYTIDEASNSADLTYRIIENQQKRIGQIVFEGNEKLSSDMLSKQLSSKQVSYFNSGYYNPLTIETDKQKLISFYQSRGYIDAEIMDVRTEDISTDDDAYTRLRVVFTVKEGEQWFFGGIEVEGNTVFTDEQFQSLISMKQGSVLDVSRVQREITAVTDLYWNNGYIFNLISSDLVRSDEDKTVTYILKVQENQQAVIEDIRIEGLTKTKPYVFERELTFAKGDIFSKEKLIKSAQNIYNTLIVTDVQFDIINGTQEGSVIPVFTVVEGNQMDIQFGATFGGNVDGFPVSGFLQWSDKNLGGTGRDLAIATNLSPDTQNISISFTDGWFGNRRWSNGLSFNFERSVKDSALQRGIGSKYYTGHDEISIEENPYPYGYDSYASYLAADQALPSSRYLMSYTYYRISLGYNTGYTFMFQPGSLNVGGGITVGLNYAQYDDNVYDPYERLIKLYHDKWQFSNRLTLSFAWDGRDLIENTSRGYYLSQSFTYAGGILGGLSNYIRTSSSASGYLTLFTFDLDEKPANVVFGVTTSLSAMLPQYYKHYDTDSWNWYDAKQGATRYEMLYIDGMNTGRGFNVVFDQAYLWDNQVSISWPLAHNVLSAEVYASATGVSTDLNTIGASDLAWYFSAGAGIKLKVPGFPLGLYLVKNASYIDDAFSWVGGNIFKGKSDESGLKLVLAITTTLY, from the coding sequence ATGGACAAGCGCCTTACACGCTTTCTTGTGAGCATTGTGCTCATTTCAGCCCTATCTTTTTCATTCCTTGCCGCCGCTGATACCGACCCTTGGTATGTCGGAAAGCGTATTGCATCCTTTTCCAACAGCGGGTTGCAGAATGTAAAGGAGAGCGTTGTATTGGATATCCAGTACAAGTATATCGGCAAAACTTTCAGTGATGCAGTATTTAATGAGTTGCAGGGTGAACTCTATGGTCTGGAGAACTTTCTGTACTTCCTTGCCGATGCCCAGAGGACAGGGGAGGGCAACAACGAACTGCAGATTGCCATGACGTTTTATGAGTTGCCGTATATCCGTACAGCAACAATTGCAGGGAACCAGGGCATCAAGACGAAGGATATAGCAGAAGTTTTGCTCGCCAAGGAAGGGTTGTTCCTGGATGAGCAGAATATCGAACTTTCCAAGCAAAAGATTGTCTCCTTGTATCAGGAAAAAGGTTTTGCCGATGCAACCGTTGAAAGTGAATATACCATCGATGAAGCAAGCAATTCAGCCGATCTTACCTACCGGATTATTGAAAATCAGCAGAAGCGCATTGGACAAATTGTCTTCGAAGGCAATGAGAAGCTTTCATCCGACATGCTCTCCAAGCAACTCTCATCCAAGCAGGTCAGTTACTTCAACTCAGGGTATTACAATCCACTTACCATAGAAACCGACAAGCAAAAGCTTATCTCCTTCTACCAAAGCAGAGGCTACATCGATGCTGAAATCATGGATGTACGAACCGAGGACATCAGCACCGATGACGATGCCTACACGCGACTCAGGGTTGTATTCACGGTCAAAGAGGGAGAACAGTGGTTCTTCGGCGGCATCGAGGTTGAGGGAAACACGGTCTTTACCGATGAGCAGTTCCAGTCGCTCATTTCCATGAAGCAGGGTTCGGTGCTTGATGTATCGCGCGTGCAGCGTGAAATCACCGCGGTCACCGACCTGTACTGGAACAACGGATACATCTTCAATCTGATCTCAAGCGATCTTGTGCGTAGTGACGAGGACAAGACAGTCACCTATATCCTCAAGGTGCAGGAGAATCAACAGGCAGTCATCGAGGATATCCGCATCGAAGGACTGACCAAAACAAAGCCCTATGTATTCGAGCGTGAACTAACCTTTGCAAAAGGTGATATCTTCTCGAAGGAAAAACTGATCAAGAGCGCCCAGAACATCTACAATACCTTGATCGTTACCGATGTGCAGTTTGATATCATCAACGGTACTCAGGAAGGAAGCGTCATCCCCGTATTTACGGTGGTGGAGGGCAACCAGATGGATATCCAGTTTGGTGCAACCTTCGGCGGCAACGTGGACGGGTTCCCCGTCTCAGGCTTCCTGCAGTGGTCGGACAAGAACCTCGGTGGTACTGGACGAGACCTTGCCATCGCCACAAACCTCAGCCCTGATACCCAGAACATATCCATTTCATTCACCGATGGATGGTTCGGAAACAGGCGTTGGTCGAATGGACTCTCCTTCAATTTTGAACGCAGTGTCAAGGATTCTGCGTTGCAGCGGGGTATCGGCAGCAAATACTACACAGGCCACGATGAGATCTCCATTGAAGAGAATCCGTATCCCTATGGGTATGACAGTTACGCCAGTTACCTGGCAGCCGACCAAGCCCTGCCTTCCTCACGCTATTTGATGAGCTATACCTACTATCGTATTTCCTTGGGATACAATACCGGCTACACCTTCATGTTCCAACCTGGTTCGCTGAATGTCGGCGGAGGCATCACCGTCGGACTGAACTACGCCCAGTACGACGATAATGTATATGATCCGTATGAGAGACTTATCAAGCTCTACCACGATAAATGGCAGTTCAGCAATCGCCTCACGCTCTCCTTCGCCTGGGACGGGAGGGATTTGATCGAGAACACCAGCCGTGGTTATTACTTGAGTCAGAGCTTCACCTATGCAGGAGGCATCCTCGGGGGACTTTCCAACTACATCAGGACATCAAGCTCGGCAAGCGGCTATCTTACGCTGTTCACTTTTGATTTGGATGAGAAGCCTGCCAATGTTGTGTTTGGAGTCACCACCAGCCTCAGTGCAATGCTCCCGCAGTACTACAAGCACTATGATACAGACTCCTGGAATTGGTACGATGCAAAACAGGGAGCCACCCGCTACGAAATGCTGTACATCGACGGGATGAATACAGGCCGCGGATTCAACGTGGTTTTTGACCAGGCTTATTTATGGGACAACCAAGTTTCCATCAGCTGGCCGCTTGCCCACAATGTACTCTCAGCCGAGGTATATGCAAGTGCCACCGGTGTGAGCACGGATCTGAATACCATCGGTGCATCGGATTTGGCGTGGTACTTCTCTGCAGGGGCCGGCATAAAGCTGAAGGTTCCAGGTTTCCCGCTCGGCTTGTATTTGGTTAAGAATGCAAGCTACATCGATGATGCATTCTCGTGGGTCGGAGGAAATATTTTCAAGGGTAAGAGTGATGAGAGCGGGCTGAAACTGGTCCTCGCCATTACCACGACGTTGTACTAA